From one Nonomuraea polychroma genomic stretch:
- a CDS encoding PP2C family protein-serine/threonine phosphatase, translating into MDRVAAEWLEERSTGPHWLGFLADASDLLAGTLDPDMVPAIIAQIVVPRLSHWCAVYTSDGAAGPLRLVYLWHADEARIDGLREQLADMDVSAADTSVTSTIHLADSQVLAVPLTARGRSLGMMCLGRPDRFPDEVIQFADDIGRRAALAMDNARLYAQQAAANRALQRSLLPPNEPEVPGLDYGVIYEPAGEANEVGGDFYDLFKAGDDSWRFAIGDVCGTGPEAAAVTGLARHTLRLLAREGYGVAAVLGRLNQAILEEGERARFLTLLHGDITPVASGLEIRLVSAGHPEALRLKPSGKVEAVTTPQSLLGVFHEVVFEADTVHLDHGDVLLAVTDGVTERRSGGRLLDDDGGLAKLLAECAGLSARAVAERIRRGAAEFASEPSADDLAIVVLRAR; encoded by the coding sequence GTGGACAGGGTGGCAGCCGAATGGCTGGAGGAGAGGTCCACCGGGCCTCACTGGTTGGGGTTCCTGGCGGACGCGAGCGACTTGCTCGCAGGCACTCTCGACCCCGACATGGTGCCGGCGATCATCGCCCAGATTGTGGTGCCGAGGTTGTCCCACTGGTGCGCGGTCTACACCTCCGACGGCGCTGCCGGACCGCTGCGGCTCGTCTATCTCTGGCACGCCGACGAGGCCAGGATCGACGGGCTGCGTGAGCAACTGGCGGACATGGACGTCTCCGCCGCCGACACCAGCGTGACCTCCACCATCCACCTGGCCGACTCGCAGGTGCTGGCGGTGCCGCTGACGGCGCGCGGCCGCAGCCTCGGCATGATGTGCCTGGGCCGGCCCGACCGCTTCCCCGACGAGGTCATCCAGTTCGCCGACGACATCGGCAGGCGCGCCGCGCTGGCCATGGACAACGCCAGGCTCTACGCCCAGCAGGCCGCCGCCAACCGGGCGCTCCAGCGCAGCCTGCTCCCGCCCAACGAGCCCGAGGTGCCCGGGCTCGACTACGGCGTCATCTACGAGCCCGCGGGCGAGGCCAATGAGGTCGGTGGCGACTTCTACGACCTGTTCAAGGCGGGGGACGACTCGTGGCGGTTCGCGATCGGCGACGTCTGCGGCACCGGGCCGGAGGCGGCGGCCGTGACCGGCCTCGCGCGGCACACGCTGCGGTTGCTGGCGCGGGAGGGATATGGCGTGGCCGCCGTGCTCGGCCGGCTCAACCAGGCGATCCTGGAGGAGGGGGAGCGGGCCAGGTTCCTCACGTTGTTGCACGGCGACATCACGCCCGTGGCGAGCGGTCTGGAGATCCGGCTGGTGTCGGCCGGCCACCCCGAGGCGCTGCGGCTCAAGCCGAGCGGCAAGGTCGAGGCCGTCACCACGCCCCAGTCGCTGCTCGGGGTCTTCCACGAGGTGGTGTTCGAGGCCGACACCGTTCATCTCGACCACGGTGACGTGCTGCTCGCCGTCACGGACGGGGTGACCGAGCGGCGCTCCGGCGGGCGCCTGCTCGACGACGACGGGGGCCTGGCCAAGCTGCTCGCCGAATGCGCAGGGCTGTCGGCCAGGGCGGTGGCCGAGCGCATCCGCAGGGGCGCGGCCGAGTTCGCCTCCGAGCCGAGCGCCGACGACCTCGCCATCGTGGTGTTGCGCGCCCGCTGA
- a CDS encoding prolyl oligopeptidase family serine peptidase translates to MKAEERWQARFRASRMTLPSWARQAPNRSIYRSNATGKWEVYAWDRVAGTTRQVTDRPKGTAYSAIDPTGQWIYWFADTDGDEFGMWWRQPFTGGPDEPVAPGLPPGQPGGIALSTTGVAAISLAGEGTFRIHLVREGEPYRLLYEHTEAAWVCDMSLDGSLIAINHGEYGDFRHPALRVVRPSGETISEIYDGPGKGVIGLTFAPVLGDRRLLALHERRQRHEPLVWDPVTGEQREIWLRDPGELDAEWYDDGRGLLILREDRARSYLHRYDLAGGGLTPIDTPHGVIDAAAPRPGGHVEYSWSSASHPPVIRSSNGQVVVVNPGGPPAPPSVPVEDLDVEGEGGRIHALVSKPETGTAPYPAVFLLHHGPAEHDRDAFSPEVAAWVDAGFAVVRINYRGSTGYGSAWRDALHGDVGRIELADVAAVRSHVVERGIADPGRLVLAGSAWGGYLTLLGLGTQPDLWAAGIAAVPIACHQTSYEDEAESLRAYHRALLGGSPEEQPERYAASSPITYVDQVKAPLLILAGENDTRCPLRQIEKYVAKLAELGREHEVYTYDAIRGSLVVSERIAQIAAQLEFARKHVTH, encoded by the coding sequence ATGAAGGCTGAGGAACGCTGGCAGGCCAGGTTCCGGGCCTCGCGCATGACGCTGCCCTCCTGGGCGCGTCAGGCTCCGAACCGCTCCATCTACCGCTCCAACGCCACGGGAAAGTGGGAGGTCTACGCCTGGGATCGCGTGGCCGGCACCACCCGTCAGGTCACCGACCGGCCCAAGGGCACCGCGTACTCCGCCATCGACCCCACCGGCCAGTGGATCTACTGGTTCGCCGACACCGACGGTGACGAGTTCGGGATGTGGTGGCGCCAGCCGTTCACCGGCGGCCCGGACGAGCCGGTGGCCCCCGGCCTGCCACCGGGCCAGCCCGGCGGCATCGCGCTGTCCACGACCGGCGTCGCGGCGATCAGCCTCGCCGGCGAGGGCACGTTCCGCATCCATCTGGTACGCGAAGGCGAGCCGTACCGGCTGCTCTACGAGCACACCGAGGCCGCCTGGGTGTGCGACATGTCCCTCGACGGCTCTCTTATCGCAATAAATCATGGTGAGTACGGCGATTTCCGTCACCCTGCGCTGCGCGTCGTCCGCCCCAGCGGCGAGACGATCAGCGAGATCTACGACGGCCCCGGCAAGGGCGTGATCGGGCTCACCTTCGCCCCGGTCCTGGGCGACCGCCGCCTGCTCGCCCTGCACGAGCGCCGGCAGCGCCACGAGCCCCTGGTCTGGGACCCGGTGACCGGCGAGCAGCGCGAGATCTGGCTGAGGGACCCCGGAGAGCTGGACGCCGAATGGTACGACGACGGCCGCGGCCTGCTGATCCTGCGCGAAGACCGAGCCCGCAGCTACCTGCACCGCTACGACCTCGCCGGGGGCGGCCTGACCCCCATCGACACCCCGCACGGCGTGATCGACGCGGCGGCTCCCCGGCCGGGCGGCCACGTCGAGTACTCCTGGTCCAGCGCCTCACACCCGCCGGTCATCCGCTCCAGCAACGGCCAGGTCGTCGTGGTCAACCCCGGCGGCCCCCCCGCGCCGCCGAGCGTGCCCGTCGAGGACCTTGACGTCGAGGGCGAGGGCGGCCGCATCCATGCGCTGGTCTCCAAACCGGAGACCGGCACCGCGCCGTACCCCGCGGTCTTCCTGCTGCACCACGGGCCGGCGGAGCACGACCGCGACGCCTTCTCACCCGAGGTCGCGGCCTGGGTGGACGCGGGCTTCGCCGTGGTGCGGATCAACTACCGCGGCTCCACCGGTTATGGCTCGGCCTGGCGCGACGCGCTGCACGGCGACGTGGGGCGCATCGAGCTCGCGGACGTGGCCGCCGTACGCAGCCACGTGGTCGAGCGCGGCATCGCCGACCCGGGCCGGCTGGTGCTGGCCGGCTCGGCATGGGGCGGCTATCTCACGTTGCTCGGCCTCGGCACCCAGCCCGACCTGTGGGCGGCCGGCATCGCCGCGGTGCCGATCGCCTGCCACCAGACCTCTTACGAGGACGAGGCCGAGAGCCTGCGCGCCTACCACCGCGCACTGCTCGGCGGCTCGCCGGAAGAGCAGCCCGAACGGTACGCGGCCAGCTCCCCGATCACGTACGTCGACCAGGTGAAGGCCCCGCTGCTGATCCTGGCCGGCGAGAACGACACGCGCTGCCCGCTACGCCAGATCGAGAAGTACGTCGCCAAGCTCGCCGAGCTCGGGCGTGAGCACGAGGTCTACACCTACGACGCCATTCGCGGGTCGCTCGTGGTGTCCGAGCGGATCGCGCAGATCGCGGCGCAGCTCGAATTCGCGCGCAAGCACGTGACACACTGA